The DNA sequence TAAGTTGATCACCCAAAAGGTGAAGGGAAAGTCTTGTGAGAAATCAGAAATAAAGAACAGGAAAACGATTATGTAGAGTCTGGACATGTTCTGGTATGATGTCAAAGATTCAGTCGAGAGCATTCAGCCCGCCCCAAATTGGCCCGGCTATCCCCTTCAAGAGGGTGGCTTGATGACAAGCGGCGAGCTGGCGGCTGCTAATTGGTCCCAATGCTATTGACAGCAGCTGATGAACGAAGTGGCTGCtacggggagggagaaaaCCAAGATCAATTGGACTGGCTTGCCGGCCGAAAACAACCTTGACACCAAAAAGCCGATCAAGCGCCAACTTTTAgatcttttcctttttctttccagcCTCTTTGTCTTAGATACGAGGTTGATGATTTTCAGCTTGAGATTAGGGTTAAGGGTAGCCCCTGAATCCCCCCTGAAGGCATTGCAGCGCACAGACCTCACACATCAGACCAACCGGTTTGACGAGACTGTACAACAAACAAGTCATTAAAATAAAAGGTAAATTATCAAGAACTGTTAATCATGATGTAAAAAGAAAACGAAAAAGGAAAAGCTCTCGTGTACTCCCAAATCCCCAGATCACCGAACAAGACGCAAACACgagacaaaaaagaaaagcaagcGAGCGACCAGCACAGCACCATcgcccctctcctccccacaacaaccccaaagcaCCCACAACCCTAGCACTCAAGCACAGCTAGCCCGTCTATACTTGACCCTCAGCTCGGGCGGGCTCCTCTCAATATCCCACACCCTCTTAGCCCTCCACTCATGATCCCCATAACACTCCcagctcaacctctccagctccctcgGCGTCTTCCACATCAGCTCCTCATTCCTCAACCAAAGCCTCAACATGTGCCTCCTctgctccccctcatcatgaAAGCTGCTCCTCGCGTGCAGCATCGCAAAATTGTTGAAAATCATCATGTCCCCCTTCTGCAACTTGAGCTCCACCTTGTGCTTCTGCGCCGCAAAAAACACGGCATCCAACGCCTCGGCTTGTATCTCGGTCATGGCAGGGACGTCGGGGTGGTGCGGGCTAAAGTGGGAGCCGGTGAGGGGACGGCGGGAGAATTGAAACGCGGGGCCTTGGCCCTCGAAATTAAAGAGGAGAGGACGGGTGTGGTATTGGCCCTGCCAGAACTCGTCAAAGATCCAGTCGTCTTTGATGAGGGTGTGGATTATGTCCGGGCGGGTGGCGGCGAGCTCGTTGTAGATTTGggctgaggaggcgaggaaggactCGCCGCCGTATTTGGCAGTGTTGAGGGCGTAGAGGGAGAGAATGTCGCAGAGGTCGGTGTGGAAGggctgtttgttgatgtaGGTTAGCACCAACCTAGGGATGAATGGGGTCAGAGAAAGAAGGCATCAATACCTGAGCGCGAGCAACATAGGGGCTGTTGGGCATGGCACCGTGTTTCTTCACGTCTTCGACCACAGCCTGGATGTGAAGGATCATGCGACCGTCAAAGTCCTGCATGCCTCGCTTCTCGGCGATGTACGAGGTCACGCCAAGATAGACGAGAATGTTCTCCATGTTGGTCCACTTGTCCGGCTGGAGACCTCGCAAAACGACAAATCCGCGGCCGTTGTGGATCTCCTGGGAAATGGCCTCGAGTCTTTCCTCGAGACCGGGCAGGGGGAAGGTCTCCTTGGAAACATCATCAGGGCCGAGATCGCCGGGAAGAGCTGTTAAGTTCCATGTTAGTGATGTCATGTGTGATGGAAAGTTTGATGTTGACATACACTTGAAGTGAACCAGTGCCTCGTCAATCTCGGCCAGGTCAGCTTGGTCAAACTGGACAATATATTCTTTGCCATCGTCAGAGAAGTCACTACCGGACCAGGCCCGTGCCATGTTAAGCTGGGTCGGCCAGCCGGCCGGAACGGTGGTGGGGCGATCAGGGTAGAGAAGCCTGAGGGCCTCGACACGGTTGAGGAAGACCTTGCGGTCAGGAAACCAAGAGATATCAGGACGCGGGATATCTCCGGGAGCAGGGGCCGGGGCAAGATCTTTGTTGGTGGAAAGCTTGGGGGCTAGGGCCAAGGGGCAGGCTTGggacatggtggtggtcatctTGTTGGTTGCTTGTCGGTGATGGGGGCTAAGAGTTGGTTATTGGCGTTCCTAGGGTGTTTGAacttgatgttggtgttgatgtgctGACTCTGGTGTTTTGAAGCGTTTTCTGGCGCGGTAAAGACAAAGTTGAGAATTTTGAAAGCGCTTGAGCGTTGCTATATGTTGTTTGCAGAGCTGAGTACCTCGATGGCTTGATGTTCCAAATGTTTCGCTCTTCACCGACGACTTGCCCTCATTATATACACGTTCCATCACCCAGAGCCTTGCTGTTTGTCATGGTGTCTCGACACcgctcatcatcgccattcTGACCATCGTCGTCCACTATCCCGCCCTACCACCGCA is a window from the Podospora pseudocomata strain CBS 415.72m chromosome 6, whole genome shotgun sequence genome containing:
- a CDS encoding hypothetical protein (COG:E; EggNog:ENOG503P0PX) encodes the protein MTTTMSQACPLALAPKLSTNKDLAPAPAPGDIPRPDISWFPDRKVFLNRVEALRLLYPDRPTTVPAGWPTQLNMARAWSGSDFSDDGKEYIVQFDQADLAEIDEALVHFKSLPGDLGPDDVSKETFPLPGLEERLEAISQEIHNGRGFVVLRGLQPDKWTNMENILVYLGVTSYIAEKRGMQDFDGRMILHIQAVVEDVKKHGAMPNSPYVARAQPFHTDLCDILSLYALNTAKYGGESFLASSAQIYNELAATRPDIIHTLIKDDWIFDEFWQGQYHTRPLLFNFEGQGPAFQFSRRPLTGSHFSPHHPDVPAMTEIQAEALDAVFFAAQKHKVELKLQKGDMMIFNNFAMLHARSSFHDEGEQRRHMLRLWLRNEELMWKTPRELERLSWECYGDHEWRAKRVWDIERSPPELRVKYRRASCA